A single genomic interval of Musa acuminata AAA Group cultivar baxijiao chromosome BXJ3-4, Cavendish_Baxijiao_AAA, whole genome shotgun sequence harbors:
- the LOC135635115 gene encoding probable methyltransferase At1g29790 has protein sequence MGIGMGLNLLLLLAMVATNILSLYHLSSTRSPTPSSTTPADVPDHLLHQLHTIRATISHLTRLRSSSSSSSAAASAPPPELLLYSRIAPIASSCSDHPDLLHRYMNYTPFAACPRDDAGAVAEALILRGCHPLPRRRCFSPTAPKVPASLPSDPFHAVLPDAAVLWPLSAACRSFSCLPPALGFDPKIEATRFLSARSVLDLPLTQLLNLARSAGAAPIRLGLDVGGGTGTLAVQLRRMANATVLTTTLDLGAPYSEAAALRGVVPLHAPLQQRFPVQDGVLDLVRTGHAVNRWIPGPALEFLLYDADRVLRPGGLLWIDHFFCRAGDLDAVYVPMIGHLGYRRIKWTVANKTDAGGLKNGEVYLTALLQKPLLAASTAVKASSS, from the coding sequence ATGGGGATCGGGATGGGTCTCAATCTCCTCCTCTTGCTCGCCATGGTCGCCACCAACATCCTCTCCCTTTACCACCTCTCCTCAACGCGGAGCCCCACCCCCTCCTCTACGACTCCCGCCGACGTCCCCGACCACCTCCTCCACCAGCTCCACACTATCCGTGCCACCATCTCCCACCTCACCCGCCTCcgctcatcctcttcctcctcatcagCCGCCGCCTCTGCGCCGCCACCGGAGCTCCTCCTCTACTCCCGCATTGCCCCCATCGCCTCCTCCTGCTCCGACCACCCAGACCTCCTCCACCGTTACATGAACTACACGCCCTTCGCCGCCTGCCCCCGCGACGACGCCGGCGCCGTAGCCGAGGCCCTCATCCTCCGTGGCTGCCATCCCCtcccccgccgccgctgcttctcccCCACGGCACCTAAGGTCCCTGCGTCCCTCCCCTCCGACCCCTTTCACGCTGTCCTCCCCGACGCCGCCGTCCTCTGGCCGCTCTCTGCCGCCTGCCGCTCCTTCTCCTGTCTCCCTCCCGCCCTcggtttcgatccgaagatcgagGCTACCCGCTTCCTCTCCGCCCGGTCCGTCCTCGACCTTCCCCTCACCCAGCTCCTCAACCTCGCCAGATCCGCTGGCGCCGCTCCGATCCGCCTGGGCCTAGACGTCGGAGGCGGCACGGGGACCCTCGCGGTGCAGCTCCGGCGGATGGCCAACGCCACGGTGCTGACCACCACCCTGGACCTGGGGGCGCCCTACAGCGAGGCGGCGGCGCTCCGGGGTGTGGTGCCGCTGCACGCACCGCTCCAGCAGCGATTCCCTGTCCAGGATGGGGTGCTGGATCTGGTCCGGACGGGGCACGCCGTGAACAGGTGGATCCCCGGGCCGGCACTGGAATTCCTGCTGTACGACGCGGACCGGGTGCTGCGCCCGGGCGGGCTGCTGTGGATAGACCACTTCTTCTGCCGCGCCGGCGACCTTGACGCCGTCTACGTACCCATGATCGGGCACCTGGGCTACCGCCGAATCAAGTGGACGGTGGCGAACAAGACCGATGCCGGCGGCCTCAAGAACGGGGAGGTGTACCTCACCGCCCTCCTCCAGAAGCCACTGCTTGCCGCCTCTACTGCTGTCAAAGCTTCTTCCAGCTAG